One segment of Oreochromis niloticus isolate F11D_XX linkage group LG8, O_niloticus_UMD_NMBU, whole genome shotgun sequence DNA contains the following:
- the LOC100703541 gene encoding microfibril-associated glycoprotein 4, translated as MMIRLVFAVLLPAAAYQSPLPTDCSDIYRGGAGVDGVYTIYPAGSTSPVQVYCDMSKDDIDNSAEKWTVIQRRQDGTVNFFKKWEHYKTGFGSAAGEYWLGLETMHLLTQGKNYELKVDMEDFEGQKVFAHYSSFSVGPESDGYKLNLGSFIKGAAGDSLSGHNGMKFTTIDNDQDTHPSNCARVCYGGFWYSACYAANPNAIYMWGPSTRLTGVHWRTFKGIEYSLKTMAMKIRPAAT; from the exons ATGATG ATCAGACTTGTGTTTGCAGTGCTGCTCCCTGCAGCAGCTTATCAATCCCCTCTGCCCACAGACTGTAGTGACATCTACAGAGGTGGTGCAGGCGTGGATGGAGTATACACCATCTATCCAGCTggctccacctctcctgtgcaGGTTTACTGTGACATGAGCAAAGACGACATCGACAACTCAGCAGAAAAATGGACG GTGATTCAGAGAAGACAAGATGGCACAGTGAACTTCTTCAAGAAGTGGGAGCACTACAAAACCGGATTTGGGAGCGCTGCTGGAGAGTACTGGCTGG GCCTGGAGACAATGCACCTGCTAACCCAAGGCAAGAACTATGAGCTGAAGGTCGACATGGAAGATTTTGAAGGCCAGAAGGTCTTTGCCCATTactcctccttctctgttggCCCAGAGTCAGATGGATATAAGCTAAACCTGGGAAGTTTCATCAAAGGGGCAGCAG gaGACTCTCTAAGTGGTCACAATGGAATGAAATTCACTACCATCGACAATGATCAAGATACACATCCTTCGAACTGTGCCAGGGTGTGCTATGGAGGATTCTGGTACAGCGCGTGCTATGCTGCCAACCCCAATGCCATCTACATGTGGGGACCTTCAACCCGTTTAACTGGCGTGCACTGGAGAACTTTTAAAGGGATTGAATACTCCCTAAAAACCATGGCAATGAAAATTAGACCAGCTGCTACATAA